cgaattttgaaaatcattatcatattttttttaaaaaaaaaaaataataaaaaatttttggcagTAACtaccggaaaaaaaaaaagatcaatgaCGACATGATCACGCGAATCCGGGCACTTTAAAAAGGGGTTACTAAATGCGTGTTTTCATTTCGAGATTCAGTTGTTGcaataattaatatcttttaaaaaatatcggattttaaaaactaaatcaatagcaataacagCATAAAAATATGGAACGAAAATTTCTGCTGAAAAGAAAACcaatagaaaaatcacaagCATTATTTTCCACTCCGGTGCGCTAGAAAGgcatattttgaacataattctgaaaaaagatattaatctttcaaaaattttctgcagaaaagaaaaccaaacttttttacttcctaaaagaaaaatctttcagcAAGAACTCGGTAATGTTCTGCGACTATCTCGCCAAGAATGCAGTTTTTAGTAGATCGTTTCACTCGCTCATTTCACTTCTCTGACTttgaatttaacaataaagcaagaaaaattgaGATCATAAAGTGGAATGGTATTCATCCTTtgagatataaaaattgaaaatccttaaaaatttatcaacaaataCACACGTAtgctatttgatttttatattttagatatatcTGATTTTTCGCATCATCACAAAAACCAAAACCCATTTTCccaaattcacaaaattataagtaaattttttgcaatttcacAACAACAAGATCTGCAACACCTCCCCCCCCCTCAggatacatatattttaaaagaaatttttttcagtcagGGGTAATTGAGAGTCCAActtaaaaatgctgaaaatctGAGTTAAATCATTAatgatgcatttcaaaaaattaaggtctttataaatttaaatcattgatattttcaaaacatgcaattctaaataaattatatgcagcgtaatttaaataaataattatttataagtaaatttattaatatatatttattgttctaccagaaaaataaaaatgaaagaaacgccaagtataaattcgagttctaacatttttaaataaaatatacaagaatttttatacataaatgtgatcaatTAATTTCTTGACTTCTGAACCTTGGATATCCGGAGACTTCCGGATCGCGGTTAGCGAAATATCCGGATTTTTTTTCCGGAACACAATCTTTTCCGGAACTTAGTGTTGGCAAgagtgggaaaaaaaaaacctttaaatctgaaattttattgcaCTTACTGCAATATGACATAAcgttaagcaaaaaaaaaaataaataataaataaaagaagactaataaataaattcattcttagaataaaaaccAGGAACTAAAGCAATAAAGGAATTATCTCTACCACAAGATATTATCTACACTAAAGTTACTCACAATAGATAAatagataacaaaaaaatgaattactgCAAGATTACTCCAGATTGCTGCTGATTatgagttttgaaaaaatggttttaaaatatttgtcaaaccATAAAAGTTATCAACTAAAGATCAAGATGGTAGACAATGATagcaaattagaaattaaagaaaagtgatttaaaaaataatatggcaCTTTTGAATTAGCAAACAAACGGTCttcattaagaataataaaatctaggtccaattcaaatgaataaaaaaaaaaatttttttttcattcgaagggaaaaaaactgcaATCAGGTAACTTTCAGGATGCGTCTCAGCAGTAATGGAAttctaataattcaaaaacctgaatattaaaacgatttttgcacttttttagaaagaaaaaaaaacaatgtaacaatatctataaaaaaacatatcttttcAATGgagttaaatatctttaataaaactattaaatgtcTATACCAAGATCCTTTTTCAATGTccatattatctttttaaaaaaatccaattttaatttacaaaaatctgatttaaacgGAATGGCtggattttcagttttttaaaaaaaaaaaaaatttaaaagaagaaaacactACAGTctactaattaaaaaagattgtaTATACCTAGAGTTAGAAACTTGTCACCAAAAAACTATTAGAGCATTGCATTGAAAACACatctatatttaattgtattgaaAACACATCATGcagttaaatatctttattaaaactattaaaaatctatatttcttaaaatatctttaaaaaaattcaattccaataaaaaaattaaaaaaatctgaatcaaACCAAAGTTAcagaatttttaagctttttttataaaaaaaagaaagaaagaaaccaACTACAGTCTACTATTCAAAAAAGGTTGTATATCCCTAGTGTTAAGACTAGTAACCATAAAAACTATTAGGAGTCAGTGAAAACTTAGAATCAAATTACACggaacatatttatttcaagccagaaaaataagtttgtggaaaaataatgaagatacaTTAAAATGCGTAGTATAAGTGtaaatcaaattacaaattttttaagtcaaacTTATACTGAAAAGAGCTAAAAATAGACAAAGCTTTCAGACATTGATTACTGCAGTTCCTAATATGTatcattaatgtaattaattgcacatcctgataaaaaaaaaactaattacattGCTACTGTAAACATAAATTCCAAATCCAACATTGATTGTTACTTATTCTATAGTTGTTTATTACATCATGAAAaatgaactaattaaaaaaataataacaaagcCAATGCACTTAAACTTAAGTAGCAGAAACCTACCAGCAGGTCAGCGGGAGCTACAGATTATTGCAGCACCTGCAAATTACTTTTCatccaagttttatttttaaacaataattttaaaatatacttcgaagtatgttataattaatttaccgACATTCCATcacaataataaacaatatacagtagggaactaattatccggaacggtcggaaccatcgctattccggataactgatttttccggttttctgaatcgctacaaaaagccttttttttaattgttaaacccaactaaagaaaaaatttttgtgaaaataatcttaaaaagaagaaaaaacgatgaagtaatacgctaaggattatttccaaaatgatggtaaggtaaacgtctttcaaaaaagaaagaaaaatccctaaatcttatgaggaaaaaaactttttttaaaaaaaaatggcgggaaaatttatcgaatttcgttccggttttttggttttccgatttccggataacgggttctgtactgtactaacaacaaatcaaatatatatattttttattaaaaaaaaatagctcaattttttaaaaatgtctattcTGTTCTGGAGCAATTTAACCCCAACCTGGATGTTATGGAATGTGGCTGatattttaaatggattttgGTAGTGGATTATGGTCAGTAATAATAGTAGTAGGTATTGATTCTTATTGTCACATTAACTGCTATAatgaatttttgcattttgaagaAGTAACATGCATCATAGagtatcataaaaaattcttagcTACATTTTTTACTGAACAGTAATCATAAAATtgacttattaaatatatgtcaattgtaaataataggacaaaaaaataagcttttcttTGCtggtctttaaaataaaaatcatccaGGCTGGACTTTTTGGAAAAAGTAGGCTTTTTTTGCAACCCACAGTCATTCCAAGAAAAATAATGGTCTATTAACAGATCCTTCGCAAAACGTTTTTAATAGTAAAACGGTCCCtacacaaaatatttcacaacAAATACAAACACTTGACTaactattttatcataaaatctgAGCCTTAAAAAAagtccctttttttattttataaaaaatggagaTGATACTATCTTCAATGAatgatcttaaaattattaacagctTATAAGATATGGATTTTGATCCTTTTTCAAAAACCACAGGGACCTTatattcacaaaagcaggaccctatATTCAGCTTCACTAAATTATGAGtagattcttaaaattttacaagcaTTGTCATTTCTTACAAAGTCTGGAATAACACctgaattatgaaattaaactttgccttttattaaaactatattaagaatatttttgcacCAGATCCTGTTTACGACTACAATCATGAaggaggcaaaaaaaaaattttcacttttttttctaaaaatttaaaagaaaaaaatactaaggtATACCTGGAAATGGCTACAAGTTACACCTTTCAAATTGGTTCCTTtccataatgttttttaaatagtgtttttacGTGCAATTACCTGACTGTTGCCAAAATTTAGCAACTTTTTAGCACAGGTAACAATACAAAAATCCTTCCAacataaattccttttaaaagtcactcatgttcttttaaatttgcacattttgtttaaaattcgcAGATACTTTTAGAATCGAATAATTAAATTCCTACAGTTGAAGACTAACGAATAACATTTCATAAGGATACGTCACACAGCTAACACACaacaacaattatatttttttgacatggTGTATAGATCTACAAAATTATATGTGTAAAACCGGTAGCAGAAACCTTCTGCAGATTATTACAACTTCTCCAGAATATTCTTCACTTAggttttccctttatttttaaaaacagacaaataattGCATATTGCTGAAACcacttttttcaaacattttctaaatgtattttttaaaagaatttaaaaaacttatttgaacaAACACTGCAAAGaacaaaaagcaaaaacttttttcggTAGGTACTTTGTGATTATCCTGTCAACCATTTTCGCCGAGCCTGATATTATAGCCAAAAAGTAGCTTCTGCGCCCAAAACCACAAATTTCAGATTCCGCCAACACTGTGGAACTACTAAAAACCTACTTGGATTtgtatttgaacaaatttatgtGGCAGCGACTTGCTTTTTCATGCTGTAAAGGCTATTAAGGATTTGGGGCTACcgaaatgatttataattaaaaacatggaTAGAATtacgaataattatttttgtaattttcgctatttcaagaaaaattattttgtattaattattatgtaatcaggggtctgtccaggccaaatttactaccgtttagcggtaccttcacaaattcaattttaggtgaaacggtagtttcacaaattcaactttaggaaaaacggtagtttcacaaaatactttttcttaaaattttatttttgtatcccttaagaaacgataaatctatatttttaccatgtttttgtattgattttgtaatataatttttaatttttcacaaattatgtctaaattttcacaaaataggtacctttcagaaaaacctagacagacccctgNNNNNNNNNNNNNNNNNNNNNNNNNNNNNNNNNNNNNNNNNNNNNNNNNNNNNNNNNNNNNNNNNNNNNNNNNNNNNNNNNNNNNNNNNNNNNNNNNNNNNNNNNNNNNNNNNNNNNNNNNNNNNNNNNNNNNNNNNNNNNNNNNNNNNNNNNNNNNNNNNNNNNNNNNNNNNNNNNNNNNNNtatattaatttaaaataagttcatttcactggaaaaaaaagaataatcacaaattttccaatcaataatgttttaaactactaaaatgatatattattacattatcatttaattatggaataataattttgttaatttttttgtaattatttatatttatagtatatatttcaattttaggaataattttgtatcaaaaatgtgtttttgtcctctcatcttagaaaatataggtttttgccactttttgccaatttgcttggcaaaaacctgtttttgccaggacggtttttaccggtatttaccatggttttttccacctgtggcaaaatcttgccaaccctgagacagacccctggtaattatacagaaaataaatgtttatacttCGTTCTGATTCTTTTGATGACacttttttatcacatatttttacattttcattttttttctattattttattattatctgatAAATTTCATTAGAATGATGATTTTGGAAATTGCGTTTCATTATGATGACACCAAAGGATTCGTGTATTTTTGGTCGACGGATTATCCCAAAGTACTATTTGTGTTACTCGATTATACAGTAGGGAACGGATTATCCGGAATGATCGGGACCATcgatattccggataactgatttttccggttttctgaatcgctacaaaaagccatttttttatagttaaacccaactaaaaaaaaaatgaaaataatcttaaaaagaaaaaacggtgaagtaatacactaatgattatttccaatatgatggtaaggtaaacatctttcaaaaaagaacgaaaaatcctaaaatcttatgacgaaaaaaaaattattttttttaaaaatgacggGAAAACtaatcgaatttcgttccggttttttggttttccggttttctgatttccggataacgggttctgtactgtagcTGCAAGGAATTTATTCCACTTCAATTTAGAAAcgttatttagaaataaacttaactttatacaaacaaattttttcatttatacggatcttatttttacaaattttgctaCAGATTAAGCTGAGTTTTTACAACAAACATCTCTGTATGGCTGTGGTGagatcacagaaaaaaaaaattcgactgacaaaattttatgaaaaaaattgcaatatattaACTTCATAAATTCTGCTACTGGTTCCGTAAACATtctttattaatgtaaaaaagaaaaagatcatttaatttaaaaaattaatttcagtggttaatataattaagactaaatcaagaaaatttaaacattgtttcaAAGAACCAGTTACCTACTAAAAGATATTACAAGGCTGCATGCAATTTTACTCATCGGTTAATCATTGGTTCAAAGAACCAGTTACTAGAAGATAATATAAGGCTGTATGCAATTTTACTGATCTATTAATCATTGCTTTTAAGTATCAGTTGCTAAAAGATCTTACAAGGCTGTACACAATTTTAACGATCCGTTAACCATTGTTTCAaagaatcattaataaaaagatattacaGGGCTGTACGCAATTTTACTGATTCTTTTTCAGGTTTTctaatagattatttaaaagaaaagttaataggGGATAGTTCCGTAGTGTTATCTGCCgagccaactacaatcgccaaggtgccaaatagattttaaacttgcaaatttaaactgaaaaaaaaaaaaacacgtagaTGTTTGTCTGGAGGTGGCTATGAGTTACATCTTTTAAATTGGTCCCTTTctgattttgttttagtttctcGCGGGACGCTGCccagaagttgccaagacttgctGATTATTTTGCCACACATCATCATACAGAAATCTCCCCAGTTAATATAATGAattcaaaggaaaaattacaattcagaTAACTTGTAGtcacaattttaatgaaataagctGCTTtgagacaaataaataaataaaaacggaccAACACATAACCCGCTAACGAAAAAAGTATACAATCCTATTAGGTGATATCCGGTCTGAGCGAccactataaattattttttggtggtTCGAATCTAGTAACAATGATCTGAAaccaatgttaattttttaaaagtgtttctgAATTAGTTTTGCTTATTAGTGAATTTCAATTCTTCTGCTATTTCAGCAGCTTTGAGTACCTACAAATCCTTTATGagtgcatattttaaaattgatgcatAAAATGCCATATTAGCATACAATAACATATCAAAAAcgggtttattttatttggatatAAACCATGCAAACTTTAACAGCTTTATTTTCCTAAggaaattaatagtaaaaataaaaaaagtgatatggtagttacaaattttaaccGTACAAGTAACAAATATTATCTATGCAGCAatctcacttttaaaataataaaaatataaaatttgtaaaatggaaaatattaaagggGAGCTGTACTTACATATTTTGGAGCAGTTTCAGGGGAATACTGATGAACACCGTTTCCAACAGAACTCTTATCATTTCCATTGGCAGAGGGggatatattttcataacaagGGGGCTCTTTGTAAGGACGGGGAATTGGTGTTTTCATAGACTGAACATTTGGTAACGTGCTTTTAAtcactatttttctttctttataccATTTATCGGCCTCTTCATCAACAACTAATAATTTGGTTTCATTTGGAATGGATTTTATCCGTTCAACAACTTGACGGTGATTTTCGTTCGCAATGTTTACTCCATTGACTTCGATAATACGATCGCCCTCCCGTAAACCAGCATGTTGAGCCGGACTATCATCATCCACTTTGCCGATAAACTGACCAGTCCTGGACTTTTCAGCGTGTAAATTAAATCCATAGCCGTCAAAATCAGCCCACTTAATCAAGTGACAAACCCTGGGAACGGGTGCATTAGCCGGTAATTCAGAAGACATGAcagaattttaaatcactttcagCATGTAAATAACGCGTCACCACAGAGACAGAAAAcgagaggaaaaaaattctagcgTAGCGTATGCTTGCTATCTGTTTTACGATTAAAGTCAAAGTTTCGGCAGAGATACAGTCAGGACATAGTTTTAGAACATAGACTATTCAGTTCACCTATCAAGGGAAATCTTTCTCTTTTTTGCCGGCAGATGTCAGAAACAGCGGCCATTTAGACTTgcgataatttttaatctcaatAACATTACAAACGTTTGTAGGTCATAGTATGAATGCTTTTTATAGCAGGAAAATTCTACAAAAAGTAGAAATTGAAACAAGTTCGCATTCACAATGCAGGAAAAGTGTAAGCTATGTAAGCTGCaagcaaaaaacaaattcagtCTAAAGTTATGATATTGTGCTAACAATCAATGTAACGCATTGATTGTAACCAAACAAACTCATCCAAGCTCTAGCTTGGGTATCAAGACTCTTTAtattatgaagtttaaaaataaagtatttttgacttatattttaattttatttcatgtattacctgtatttttttttaaaagaaagtgcGCTAAACTTTAAATTGGGACAcagttttaagtgaaattttttttttaaatgttgtaattttgatgatttatatatttgatcGCTGTGTTTTAAGTATTTCATGCGATTCGTAATGTCCTGACACAACTTGATTAGCATTAAATGTATGtaatatctgttttaaaatgaatattggaATAAGATTTAGTATTTCATTTGTGtgtgtatgtttatttttttcttaaagccgatatatattaaacacattttagaGTATATCATAcccagtttatatttttaattcattatgcattttttcagaatggtatctttattttgaatggtaattatattttttttgataatttatcttCTGAACTTTGAAATGTTATAGATTTCATTAATTCATAGTCACTTTATCTATTGTATTACTCTTTTTGAAACGGATCTCGTGAATCATGCATCACTTGCATGTAATACAGAAATAGAACCTCGGTTCTATTTTGGTGACCAAATGATGCTGGAAGAGCCATGGTGGATAGAGCACTCGGCTTCCCatgaggtgaacctggtttgaatcccagcgatggaaTAAATAAGCAAGAATGTTGCTTCTTTCCtgctttttgttttataactgtcgttgaacagccgaccaaattttgGGTTTGTAATTTTATGCCCAATCCAGTGGACAAAGGAAcccttggatcaagtattggggtgaaatttgcctttgtggaagactctttgatggaactaacccgcatttgcattgcaTTCAAAGGAAAACCTCtcacagttagcctgatggcaagggcactctaacccatgatccatctactacTTTATTTATCTACTTACTG
The Parasteatoda tepidariorum isolate YZ-2023 chromosome 9, CAS_Ptep_4.0, whole genome shotgun sequence genome window above contains:
- the LOC107448527 gene encoding Na(+)/H(+) exchange regulatory cofactor NHE-RF1; amino-acid sequence: MSSELPANAPVPRVCHLIKWADFDGYGFNLHAEKSRTGQFIGKVDDDSPAQHAGLREGDRIIEVNGVNIANENHRQVVERIKSIPNETKLLVVDEEADKWYKERKIVIKSTLPNVQSMKTPIPRPYKEPPCYENISPSANGNDKSSVGNGVHQYSPETAPKYENKQNGTTSPHPAANGVTVVEKAAIVDEHEVEEESPKIIVNKTPESPIIQKTKEEVHNSRSSTPMDSNASIPDSPHSTKSSRSTNSVGGNSNQNGPLGQLEDGVLNLNMSASEMRQMLANRRKKDPKKEPMDIRQKYEIIQQM